The following are from one region of the Streptomyces fradiae genome:
- a CDS encoding MFS transporter — MDQLTAEDPRHIGPYRLIARLGAGGMGLVYLGRSEGGRTVAVKVVQAEYAGNAEFRRRFAREVAAARRVGGNWTAAVLDADHEAAVPWVATQYIPGPDLHSVVAEDFGPLPEHSVRALANRLALALGAVHQAGLIHRDLKPSNVLVTVDGPRVIDFGIARAMDSLAGDSLHTRTGMLIGSPGFMSPEQVRGLELTPASDVFCLGAVLVYAATGRMLFGATDTGLNAHLFRIAEEEADLTGVPDSLVDLVRACLEKDPALRPTPREIAERTATDDTEEWLPGSVLAQLGRHAAQLLDFAPPTTPAPPTPVVPAQPDPRVALAHQAAAPGAYTPTAPAHAAPYVYGGAGAVPMGMGPTAPRAATPDGGRHRWVLALAALLQLLVVIDATVSTLSAWIFQRDLGLPDSLMGGLPMAYAVGLGAVLPLGGHLADRAGRKAVVFGGLVAFVVAALLEGLAPGAPMLLAARALHGIAAALLMPAALSMVARSRTEPSERRAAFAVYAVVAVGGGAAGASVAGVFTEFLSWRLVGYVGILLAVLAMIGAARLLDGRTAEPRGPFDLPGVLLGGLGLGALGYGLAGVRGLYDGVANPTAGAVGLVGLALVGGFLWQQRTAPAALLGPDALKDRARVGAYGGLALLGVALFGLYDGASLRLVHFLGLGPFLGGLMLLPALLAALLGVRLASARLARDGRARSSIVLGTLLTAAGLGLLGSLPVSATYLAAGLPALLLAGFGAGLAALPLYSLATPDDPGVRTGGAAALATYGAPLGTLLGTLAAGASLLFGALVGAVAALLAALVGGVTAGRTGRTPVQR, encoded by the coding sequence GTGGACCAGTTGACAGCCGAAGACCCCCGTCACATCGGCCCCTACCGGCTCATCGCCCGCCTCGGCGCGGGCGGCATGGGCCTCGTCTATCTGGGGCGTTCCGAGGGCGGGCGGACCGTGGCCGTGAAGGTCGTGCAGGCCGAGTACGCGGGGAACGCCGAATTCCGGCGCCGGTTCGCGCGCGAGGTGGCCGCCGCCCGGCGGGTCGGCGGGAACTGGACGGCGGCGGTGCTCGACGCCGACCACGAGGCCGCCGTGCCCTGGGTGGCGACCCAGTACATCCCCGGCCCCGATCTGCACTCCGTCGTCGCCGAGGACTTCGGCCCGCTGCCCGAGCACTCCGTGCGCGCCCTCGCCAACCGGCTCGCGCTCGCGCTCGGCGCGGTCCACCAGGCCGGGCTGATCCACCGCGACCTCAAGCCGTCCAACGTCCTCGTGACCGTGGACGGCCCGCGCGTCATCGACTTCGGCATCGCCCGGGCCATGGACAGCCTCGCCGGCGACAGCCTGCACACCCGCACCGGCATGCTCATCGGCTCGCCCGGCTTCATGTCCCCCGAGCAGGTCCGCGGCCTCGAACTCACCCCGGCCAGCGACGTGTTCTGCCTCGGCGCGGTGCTCGTGTACGCGGCGACCGGACGGATGCTGTTCGGCGCCACGGACACCGGACTCAACGCCCACCTCTTCCGCATCGCCGAGGAGGAGGCCGACCTCACCGGCGTGCCCGACTCGCTCGTCGACCTCGTCCGCGCCTGCCTGGAGAAGGACCCGGCCCTCCGGCCCACCCCGCGGGAGATCGCCGAGCGCACGGCCACCGACGACACCGAGGAATGGCTGCCGGGTTCCGTGCTCGCCCAACTCGGCCGCCACGCCGCCCAGTTGCTCGACTTCGCCCCGCCCACCACACCGGCCCCGCCCACCCCCGTCGTGCCCGCCCAGCCGGACCCCCGGGTCGCCCTCGCGCACCAGGCCGCCGCGCCCGGCGCGTACACCCCGACGGCACCCGCGCACGCCGCGCCGTACGTGTACGGCGGCGCGGGCGCGGTGCCCATGGGCATGGGCCCCACCGCGCCCCGGGCCGCGACACCCGACGGCGGCCGGCACCGGTGGGTGCTCGCCCTGGCCGCCCTCCTGCAGCTGCTCGTCGTGATCGACGCGACCGTGTCCACCCTCTCCGCCTGGATCTTCCAGCGGGATCTGGGCCTGCCCGACTCGCTCATGGGAGGGCTTCCCATGGCGTACGCGGTCGGGCTCGGCGCCGTCCTGCCCCTCGGCGGACACCTCGCCGACCGGGCCGGCCGCAAGGCCGTCGTGTTCGGCGGGCTCGTGGCCTTCGTGGTGGCCGCCCTCCTGGAGGGGCTCGCGCCCGGCGCCCCCATGCTGCTCGCCGCCCGCGCGCTGCACGGCATCGCCGCGGCGCTCCTCATGCCCGCCGCGCTCTCGATGGTGGCCCGAAGCCGTACGGAGCCCTCGGAGCGCCGCGCCGCCTTCGCCGTGTACGCGGTCGTGGCCGTCGGCGGCGGCGCCGCGGGCGCGAGCGTCGCCGGGGTCTTCACCGAGTTCCTCAGCTGGCGCCTGGTCGGCTACGTCGGGATTCTCCTCGCCGTCCTCGCGATGATCGGCGCGGCGCGACTCCTCGACGGGCGCACCGCCGAGCCCCGTGGCCCCTTCGACCTGCCCGGCGTGCTGCTCGGCGGCCTCGGTCTCGGCGCCCTCGGCTACGGACTCGCCGGCGTCCGCGGCCTCTACGACGGGGTGGCGAACCCCACCGCCGGGGCGGTGGGCCTGGTCGGACTGGCACTGGTCGGCGGCTTCCTGTGGCAGCAGCGCACCGCGCCCGCCGCGCTGCTCGGCCCGGACGCTCTGAAGGACCGGGCCCGCGTCGGCGCGTACGGCGGCCTCGCCCTGCTCGGGGTCGCGCTCTTCGGCCTGTACGACGGGGCGAGCTTGCGACTCGTCCACTTCCTGGGTTTGGGCCCGTTCCTGGGCGGCCTGATGCTCCTTCCCGCACTCCTGGCCGCCCTGCTGGGCGTCCGCCTCGCCTCCGCACGGCTCGCGCGCGACGGCCGGGCCCGCTCCTCGATCGTGCTCGGCACGCTCCTCACGGCCGCGGGCCTCGGCCTGCTCGGGAGCCTCCCCGTCTCGGCCACCTACCTCGCCGCCGGTCTGCCCGCCCTCCTCCTCGCCGGCTTCGGCGCCGGCCTCGCCGCCCTCCCGCTCTACTCCCTCGCCACCCCGGACGACCCCGGCGTCCGCACCGGCGGCGCGGCCGCCCTCGCCACCTACGGCGCCCCGCTGGGCACCCTCCTCGGCACCCTGGCGGCCGGCGCCTCCCTGCTCTTCGGCGCCCTCGTGGGCGCGGTCGCCGCTCTCCTCGCCGCCCTGGTCGGCGGAGTGACG